The Chloroflexus aggregans DSM 9485 genome segment CCGCCCAACGTGAGGGACAACCCATAAAAACCGGCGCCACGCTTGAGACCGGTACGGATACCGACCCGTTCTAGTAGCCGGATGGTGTAATCGATCCCGGCAAACTTTAGCGCCTTCACCGCCGGCATATTGAGCGAGTTTGCCAGCGCGGTACGGATACGCACCGGTCCGTTCCATTGACCGTTGTAATTCTGAGGGGCATACCAATCGCCGGTACCGGTTGGAAACTCGGTCGGAACGTCCCACAATACCGTCTCCGGTGTCATGCCTTGTTCCATCGCGGCCAGATAGGTAAACGGCTTCAGCGCCGAACCGGGTTGCCGTTCGCGGGTCGCGACATTCACCTGCCCATCGAGGACATTCCCCGACTCGCCGGGGGTCTTGGTCGGTTTCACCGCGTTGTAGTCGATACTCCCGACCATCGCCAGAATCTGGCCGGTGTTGGGTTGCATGATCACTACCGCTGCGTTATGGATGTTCCGCGACTCCAGCTCGGCGATGCGCTCGAAGGCGGTGGCTTGGGCCATACGCTGCAACTGCAGATCGAGGGTCGTCGTAATGCGCAAGCCGCCGCCATAGACAATCTGCGCGCCATAGCGCTGCAAGAGGAGATCTCGCACATAGAAGACGAAATGCGGTGCATTGAGCGGTGCCTCTTGCGGAGCAAAGCGTAGCGGTGTCGCCAGCGCCCGTCGCGCCTGCGCCTCAGTGATGTAGCCGTCTTCAACCATTCGGCGTAAGACGGCAGCTTGGCGGATGCGAGGAAGTGGTGTACCGGCCGGTAAACGTGCATTCGGGTCGAGCCAGGCGTCACCGACGAAGACCGGTGGCAAATAACCACCTTGCTCGTCGCGTTCGAGATAGTTGATCGGATTGTAGACAGAGGGTAACTGCGGTAGACCGGCCAGCAACGACGCCTGGTTCAGATCGAGTTCGGCAGCACTGACACCAAAATAAACTTCGCTGGCTGCCTGAATCCCATAGGCAAGATTGCCGTAGAAGTTCTCGTTGAGATACAGCTCGAGAATCTGATCTTTGGTATAGATGCGATCAAGCTCTTGGGCCAGAATAATCTCTTTGAGTTTTCGTTCGTAGCGGCGCTCCGGTAATCGCTCTTCCGGTGTCAACACACTATTTTTAATCACCTGCTGGGTGATGGTTGACGCTCCACCCACCTCTTCGCCCACTCGTAAGCTATCGACCAGCGTGCGGATGATACCGGCCAGATCGATACCGGGATTGGTGTAAAAGGTTTTATCTTCGATAGCGATGGTTGCCTGTATTAAGAGAGGGCTAATCTCGTCAATCGAGACTTTCGTGCGTTTACCGGTATCAAAGAATTCGTAGAGCAATTCGCCGTTGCGGTCGAAAATGCGGGAGTTTTCAAACAAGGCCCGATTATCGAGTAAGGCCAGGCGTGGACGAAGGCTCTCGGCGACCTGGATGTAGGCATTGTAGAAAAAGCCGGTGAGTGCGATGAGCACAACGGCAATCAGCCCGAATACGGCTAAGAGCGCGTTTATGAGCCAGCGACCCAACGGTGACCGCGGTGTAGGACGACCACGCACCAGACGCGGTGGGATATGGCGACGACCGTTGCGGCCATTACGCTGGTATGACGATAGACGACGCGAACGTATCATAGTTGACGAGAAACACCTGTCGGTGTTGGCAACGATTATTCATATGCGCTTTGATGAGCGCCGACGGTAGTATAGCATATAGTGGTCTGTTGTAACTGATACGCAGATGAGAATGGGATCGGGTAGAATGAACGTGATACGTGAGAGTGTATCCCAACGATACCATGAATCAATCATCGCTTGTTACGCCGACCATTTTGATTACAGGCCTTATTACCCTCCTCGTCACGTTGATCGGTGATACGGTGACTGCCGCCACCGATTGGCATATGGTGTGGCTGAGCGGCGCAAGTTTGTTGGTTGGGCTAGAAGCAATCGCGTTGCGTTCGCGAATGGTTGCCGGACTACATGAAACCCAGGGTGGTGCGGTGCGGTATCTGGCCGTTGAGGTGTTTGGACTGATAGCGCTAGCCCGGATCGTTGCGACCCTAGGACAGGGTCGCAACGGTTGGGCTGCGATGACGACGTGGATTACCGATCCGCTCGCCGCGTTCGACGCTCCATTTCTGTTTTGCTTGCTCACGCTACTAACCGTGGCAGTCCTGAGCCGCAGTGGTATCGCTGCAATTGCCGCACTTACGCCAAACTCTCCGCTCAAGACACCATTGCAGAGTCTTGACATGCTTTTTTACCGCAGTGACGCCATCGCCCGCCGCCAAGCAGCCGTCTCTGCCCTGAGTCGGGCAGTCGGTTGGGGTGGGCTACTGATGATCGTTACCCTGGGTGTGCAATATCGCCAGCACACGCTCCCACTCAGTACAACCGGTTGGATGGCGATCTACCTTGCCGGTGGCCTAAGCCTGATTACGCTGGCCCAGCGTCGAGCTTTGTTGGCCGATTGGCAGAGCGATGAAGCCGATATTGCGCCTGAGGTTAATCGACGTTGGCAATGGCTGAGTATGAGTACTATTGGATTGGTACTTGTCTTAGCACTCGCCCTTCCGGTGCAGGTGGCGCCTCTCGTTCCAGATGACTGGCAAGAGACACTTTTGTTAATCGGTGGGATTGTTCTCTTGTGCGCGATGATCCTTTCATTACTGTTTATCGGGATGCTGAGTCTTGTGGCACTGCTGCCGTTGATGTTACTGATGATCTTGAGTTCGCTCATGAACACATCGGCAAATGCGGTGACGTCAATCGTACCACCAATCCTGCCACCATCTGTCGAGAGTACACCACCAGTATGGCCGGGGTTAATCTTCTGGGTGTGTATCGCGCTGCTGACCGGTTTAGCGTTTTGGACGATCGTGCGCCGTCAACAATGGGTGAAGCAGGGATGGCCGCAATTGTACGAGTGGATAACCGCTGCTCGGCAACAGATAAAACAACGGCGCCGAGATCGGCGCTGGCGACTATCGTTTGGGCGACGGCCCACTGCCTCACCAGACCCGATCCGCCCACCGGTTGATATTGCGATCACCTGCTACCACGCGGCTTTGCGCTACGCTGCCGATCAAGGTTACCCACGCCAACCAGCACAAACACCGGCAGAGTTTGCCGAGCATACGGTCCCGCAGTTAGCCGAAGCCGGTGAAGAATTACGCGCACTAACGCTTGCGTATCACCGCGCCGCATATGCCGGACACGCATCTGATCCGGTTGAACGGCAGCAGGTGCGTACCCTGTTACGTCGCTTCCGACAAAAGATTATGCAAAGGCGCAGAGTGCGCAAAATATAGATGAGGATTGAAGGCGTGCCTGTGCGCGCTCAGCGCCTGCATTCTTCCTACCCAGATGTTGTGGTCGCCGCCATCCGGCGCGGCATCAGCACCGTATAATCAAAATCGAGCACTACCGCCGGATCGTAATTGCCATCGGCGTCACGGTAGGGAAAATCGTGGCACGGTCGATCCTTGGTGGCAACGGTGCGTACCCGCAAGGCACCGACATCATCACGCCCCGGAATTTCCATTTTGTCGAGAATCTCCGACCAGGCGTAGATAGTATCACCGGCAAAGCTGGGGTTTGTGTGACGACCGCCATTGATAGCAGCGATGCTGAACGCATTGGCGAGGCCGTTGAACGAGAGCGAACGGGCGAGGCTGATGATATGACCGCCGTAGACAATCCGCCGACCAAACCGACCCTCACGCTCAACGTGGAGGTTAAAGTGAACGCGGGCCGTATTCTGATACAGCCTCGTGGCCTGCATATGCTCGGCTTCCTCGATAGTGACCCCATCGATATGATCGATCTTCTCCCCAACCTCATAATCTTCCCACACATATGAGCTACCGGCACGCACAAGATCGTACTGGCCGGGGGCAATCTGGTAAGGCACTTGCAACTCGCCCACCGGAACGGCATCGGGCAACGACGGTATTACCGGTTCTGGCGCCGGTGCATTTAGATCACGTTTGCGCACCATCACCCAGCGAATATATTCTAAGACCATCTCGCCGCGCTGATTGACTCCTACCGAGTGGACATAGACAACACCGGTTTTACCATCTTTGTTCTGACGTAACCCGATCACTTTTGAGGTGGTTGAAAGGGTGTCGCCGGGATACACCACCGCGCCAAACCGGCCACCGGCATAGCCGAGATTGGCGATAGCATTGAGGGAAATATCGGGCACCGTCTTACCGAAAACAATGTGAAAGACGAGCATGCTATCGAGGGGGGCACGGTCCAGGCCGAGATTCTGGGCAAACGGAGTCGATGATGTTACGGCAAAACGTGAGCCGTAGAGCGAGGTATAGAGGGCAACATCTCCTTCAGTGACGGTGCGCGGCGTAGCGTGAACGATCTCTTGGCCAAGCCGAAAATCCTCGAAGAAATTGCCGGGATTGGTTTTGTTGATCATTCGGTTCTCCTTTTATGGATGGCAATGCGATTTGGGCAACGCACCACCGCGGTGGCGACGCACGGCCGCGGTGGCGACGCACCGCCGTGTGGGCGACGCACCACCGCGGTGGCGACGCACCACCACGATTGGGCGACGCACGCCGTGTGGGCGACGCACCACCGCGGTGGCGACGCACCACCACGATTGGGCAACGCACGACCGTGTGGGCGACGCACCACCGCGGTGGCGACGCACCACCACGATTGGGCGACGCACGCCGTGTGGGCGACGCACCACCGCAGTAGCGACGCACGACCGTGTGGGCGACGCACCACCGCGGTGGCGACGCACCGCCGCAGTGGCGACGCACCACCGCGGTGGCGACGCACCGCCGCAGTGGCGACGCACCACCGCAGTGGCGACGCACCACCGCAGTGGCGACGCACCGCCGCAGTGGCGACGCACCACCGCGGTGGCGACGCACCGCCGCAGTGGCGACGCACCACCGCAGTGGCGACGCACCACCACGATTGGGCGACGCACGCCGTGTGGGCGACGCACCACCGCAGTGGCGACGCACCACCGCAGTGGCGACGCACCACCACGATTGGGCGACGCACGCCGTGTGGGCGACGCACCACCGCAGTGGCGACGCACCACCGCAGTGGCGACGCACCGCCGCAGTGGCGACGCACCACCGCGGTGGCGACGCACCGCCGCAGTGGCGACGCACCACCGCAGTGGCGACGCACCACCGCAGTAGCGACGCACCACCGCAGTGGCGACGCACCACCGCAGTGGCGACGCACGGCGTGCGTCGCCCCAATTATTCCGTAAACCCGTAGGCCTTGGCCAATTCGGGGTCTTTTTTGGCGATCATGCGGGCAAGGTCAACGATCACCTTGGCCTGCTTCCACGTCGCGTCGTCTTGCATCTTACCGTCGATCATTGCCACGCCAGAACCATCGGGCATTGCCTCAAGGATGCGTTTGGCGAAAAGCACCTCATTCACATCAGGACTAAAGACACGCTTGGCAATGGGGATTTGATTTGGCGCCAACGACCACGCACCGGTACAGCCGAGCAAGAAGGCGTTGCGGAATTGGGCTTCACATGCGGCTTCATCCTTTATATCGCCGAAGGGTCCGTAGAAGGCACGTAGCCCGTTCGAGACGGCCACATCCACCATGCGGGCAATCGTGTAGTGCCAGAGGTCTTGCTGGAAGAAGGCGCGTTCGGTTTGGCCCTCTTGCGGGTCGGCCAGGACGCCGTAGAACGGATGGCCGCCGCCGACGCGGGTGGTCTTCATCCCACGCGAGGCGGCCAGATCGGCGGGGCCGAGGCTGAAGCCGTGCATACGCGGGCTGGCTCCGGCAATCGCTTCGAGGTTGACCATCCCTTGCGCCGTCTCAAGAAGGGCGTGAATGAGAATGGGCTTGCGAATCTGATGTTTGGCCTCTAGCAGAGCAAGATATTGATCGACAAAGTGGATATCCCACGGCCCTTCAACTTTCGGGATCATGATGACATCGAGTTTATTACCGACATTCGCCACAATCTCGGCAATATCATCGAGCACCCATGGGCTGTTGAGGGCATTGACCCGCACCCAGACTGCCGTATCGCCGAAATCGGTGTTGCGCACAACCTCGATAAAGCCGGCCCGGGCAGCCTCTTTCGCATCAACCGGAATTGCATCTTCGAGGTTGCCGCACAAGACATCAACTTGCCTGGCAACTTCGGGAATGCGGGCACGAATCTTTTCTACGTGGGGTGGGAAGAAGTGAACAACTCGCTCTGGGCGCACCGGCAATTCACGGATTGGTTCAGGAGCACCGATGGCTAATGGCTTGTAGAAATTGTGCGGTAGTTTACGCATTATATCCCCTCCTCAAAGATTACGCTCAACGCGAAGCCACAACGCGATGATGGCGGTGTTGTACCAACATTGTAGACTGTAATGCCTCTGCGTGACCCTCATTCCTCCGGCCCGGCGACAATGCCCTCATCGTGTAAGCGCCCTACTTCACCTTCACTCAACCCCAACACTTCCAGTAAAATCTCGTCGGTATGTTCACCAAGCCGGGGTGCAGGTCGCACGGGTAAGCGAGGCACCTGGCTGAAATCAAGCGGCGATCCGGCCATCAGGTATGAACCGATCCCCGGTTGTTCGACCATAGCAAACATTGGGTTATCGGTAGAGCAATCTGGGTCTTGAGCAATCGCTTCGCGTACCGTCCGGTACGGCGCCCACGTCACACGGTGTTGCTCGAATACCTTGCGTACCTCGGCGAGCGTGCGCGCGTGAAACCATGGTTCAAGCAGTGCAGCAATCTCACGGCGAGCGCGGAATCGGTCGCCCTCTTCATCCATGTTGAGACCCAATCGCTCGCCGAGAGCGTTGAACGCATCGCTCAGGCCGGTCGCCTTCCCCAACGCCTTCCATTGCAAATCGGTCAACCCAACCACCATCACCCGCTTCCCGTCGAGTGTCTCGAAATCGCGCCCAAAAGCACCATAGAGATAATTCCCCTGTTTGGGACGATCGGTGTCATTCACCATCACCTCGGCGATCATACCGAGATGGCCGATCATCGCCAGCCCGACATCTTTGAGGGCCAGTTTGACCAGTTGCCCTTCACCGGTCAGCCGGCGATGACGTTCGGCAGCCAACAAGCCGAGCGCAATCATGTGGCCGGTGATGAGATCCCACGCCGGTAACACATGATTGACAACATCGGGCGAGGTAACGGGGCCGGTCATAAATGGCAGGCCAAGTTGCGGATTGACGGTATAATCGACCTCCGACCCACCATCCCGTCGGCCAACCAGATTCACCATAACCAAATCGGCGCGATGACGCTTAAGCGCATCGTAGCTCAACCAACCACGGGCGGGAAAGTTGGTAATGAAGAGACCGGCGTTATCACCGGGAGCGCAGATCAATTGGGTCAGCAGCTCTTGACCACGCGGATGGCGAATATCGACCGCGATAGAGCGTTTGCCTTTGTTGAGACCGGCCCAAAACAAGCTATGCTTTCCATCAAGGGTAACCGGCCAGCGCTTGTAATCGAGACCACCACCGATGGGATCGAAGCGAATCACATCGGCCCCCAACTGAGCCAACGTCATCCCACCGAGCGGTGCAGCAACAAAGGCTGAGCCTTCGACGACACGCATACCACTGAGAATGCCGTTCATGGACTCCTCTTGCCGTATCAGACTGTGACGATCACGCGGAACCGTCACAGTGCTAAACCCTCTGCCTAAATCACTCGCTTGGCGCGTAACTCACCGATCTGCTCATCAGTCATATTCAGCCACTCTTTCAACACCTCCTCCGTATGTTCGCCGAGCTTGGGACCAAGCGAGCGAATCTTGCCGGGAGTTTCCGAGAGTTTCGGCACGATATTGGGCAGAATCAGCGTTTCACCAAGATTCTCGGCGTCGATGGCGACCAAATTGCGCCGAGCATGCACATGGCGATCACCGAAGAAGTCGGCAATATCGTTGAGCGGTGCTGCCGGCGTGGCAGTTGCGTAGCACCGTTCGAGGACTTCGGCGCGGGTTAACGAGCTACACCAGTCACGCACGATCTCGTTAACATCACTGGCGTGGGCAAGACGGACTTTCTGATCGCCATACACACTCGACGAGGCCAACTCAGGGCGGCCCATCGCGTTGGCAAGGCGGGCAAAGAGCTTGTCGGTCGCGCACGAGATCGCCACCCATTTACCATCTTTGGTCTGGAAGTGACCGTGGGGACAGGCAAACTCGTTGTAGTGCGAGCCGTGCCGCTCACGCACCTTACCGTACATCCCATACGCGGGCACCAATTCATCGCTACAGCGGAAGACCGACTCGTAGAGCGCAGCATCAACATACTGACCGCAACCGGTCTGTTCGCGGTAGCGCAAAGCGAGCAGAACCCCGATACAGCCGTATAGACCGGTCATGTAATCGGCGAGGGTGGTTGAACCGGGCGTGACCGGCGTCCCCTTCGGCATACCGGCCAGGTACGCGATCCCACCGACGGCGTGGGCGATGCGGGCAAAGCCGGGACGGTCACGGTAGGGACCGGTTTGGCCGTACCCGGTCACACGGAGCATAATCAAGCGTGGGTTAATCTTGCTGAGCACATCCCAGCCTAATCCCCACTTTTCGAGTGTTCCGGTGCGAAAATTCTCGCAGAGCACATCCGCTTGTGCAACCAGTTCTTTAAAAACCCGCGCCCCTTCAGGATGTTGCAGATTCAGCGTTACCGAACGCTTATTACGCGACTCGCTCAGCCACGTTAACGTATCACCGCGTGCAGTCGGGGTGCCAAACCGACGTAGCGCATCACCGCCAATCGGATGTTCAACCTTCAACACATCGGCACCAAACTCGCCGAGCAACGTTGCACAGAAGGGCGCCGCAATCACGGTTGCGGCATCAATGACGCGAAGGCCTGCTAAAGGCAAGGTCGTATCGGTTTCAGCCATCACCTATACCTCGTTCTATATGTGGGTTGCAACGGAGAATAGTACACCTCGTATCTTCACCTTTGCCGGTTTACGTCCTAGCGGCACGTCCTAGATAATTTTGCGGCTACGCAAATGCTTGATCTCTTCAGCAGAAATACCAAGCAACTCGCGGAGCACCTCATACGTCGCATTACCCAGCGACGGCCCAAGATTGGTAATCCGGCCCGGTGTTTCAGATAGAGTCGGGATCACATTGGGAACAACCACTTCACCGACACCCTCGGCTTCGATCCGAGCCAGATTGCCCCGTGCCCGAAAATGCTCATCGTTGAACATATCGGCAATACTGTTGAGTGGGCCAACCGGTACCTCTTTTTCAAGGCAGCGGCGCATCACCTCATCGCGAGTTAGGGAACCGACCCACTCAATGGTAATCTGATTCACGACATCGCGGGCTGCCAGGCGCTTCCGTTGGTCGCCGTACAACTCGGGCGAAGCCAATTCGGGCCGTTCCATTGCTTCGGCCAAACGCTCAAACATCTTATCGGTGGTACAGGCAATCGCCACCCACTTCCCGTCTTTGGTGCGAAAATGGCCATGGGGCACAGCGATAAAGCTTCCTGCACCTTCACGCTCCCGAATCTTGCCGAACAGACCGTAAGCCGGGGCAATTTCATCAAGAATACGAAATACGGCTTCATAAATCCCGACATCGATCAACTGGCCACGCCCGGTCTTCTCACGATGGCGGAGTGCGATCAAGATCCCAATCGCACCGAAAAGACTGGCGATATAATCACCGAGCGGTGCTGTCCCGGGCAAGACCGGCGTTTCACCGGGAAAGCCGGCAAGGTACGATAGACCGCTGAAGGCATGGGCAATGTGGGCAAAACCGGATCGGCGGCGGTACGGACCGGTTTGGCCGTACCCCGATACACGCAGCATAATCAAGCCGGGGTTGACAGACTGCAACGTCGGCCACGATAACCCCCACTCCTCCATCGTACCAGGGCGAAAATTCTCGACTAAAATATCAGATTTCGCTACCAGCTTCAGAAAGAGTTCCACGCCTTCCTGCTGCCGCAAATCGATGGTTACCGACTTGCGGTTCCGTGCTTCACTCAGCCACGCTAGCGTAGCGTCATGGCGTGTAGTAGCCGTGCCGAATCGGCGCATCGGGTCGCCCCCAAGAGGATGTTCAACCTTCAACACCTCGGCGCCAAATTCCCCTAAAATTGAAGCTGCGTAAGGACCGGCCAAGAAATTACCGACATCGATCACACGAATGCCGCTGAGCGGTAGTCGATCACGTACTACAGCCGGGTCTGGTTGCGGTTCAGCAGCAGGAGGGGCCGGATCGGCGACTGATGCAGCTTCGACGTCTGTCGTCGCTACAGCAGGCGTTTCAGTCTCCGTCATCTCAGTGGTTGACTGGGTCGTTTTTGTCGGACGTGAGCCTTTTGCCATCGTTTACCGCTCCTCAAAATACACAAAATGAACTACCGCATAGAGCAAATCAAGGCCCTACACGGTCCACCATGGCCATGAGTTTTGCGAAAGAAGACAAGGGGTAAAAAACTCGTGTAACATTAATATAGCATAGAGTAATCGATTGTGCAATTGCTGGTTCCTAACTTTTAACTGTGAGTTGATACAAGTAAATCCTTATGGCTGACTTGTTAGACTATAGAGGGGAGCATAAGAAATCAGAGATAGACCACACAGCCGATCTCTGGGTCTTCGCATAACAGGATGAGGCAACCGTAGTATAGCAAGGAGCGAACGACTATGAGCGAAGCGGACTGGACGGCGTGGATCGGACGAACGGAGCTGGTTGAGGATAACATTTGCCTCACACAGGCACTAGCGGCAGCAGCCACCCTTGAACCACCCTCGGCTCCACTCACCACAGGAGCACCCTTACCCCCCCTGTGGCATTGGTTTTACTTTCTCCCCCGCGCACCACAATCACAACTCGGTAGCGACGGTCATCCCCAGCGCGGTGGTTTTATCCCACCGATCCCGTATCCGCGCCGTATGTTTGCAGGAGCACGGATCCGTTTTCACCGGCCGCTACTGATCGGGCAGCCGGCCCGTCGTGAGGGCGTAATTCGCAATATCACCCAAAAGACCGGACGCACCGGCCCACTCGCTTTCGTTACCGTTGGCTATCAGATTTTTCAAGGTGATACGCTATGCATCGAAGAGGAACAGGATATCGTCTATCGCGAACCGGGTACACCGGTACCGGCACCGGTGCCGGTTGAGCTGCCACCGGTCACCGATGCTATTACCCGCACTGTTATCCCTGACCCACGCCTGCTCTTCCGCTTCTCGGCGTTAACGTTTAATGCACACCGCATCCACTACGACCGTCCGTATGCCCAGCAGGAAGAAGGCTACCCCGGTTTGGTCGTGCATGGCCCGCTTGTCGCTGTGCTGCTGATGGAGCTTACCCGCCACAATACCACCCGCCCGATCAGTGGCTTCCGGTTCCGTAGTCAAGCGCCACTATTCGATCTTGCCCCGTTCCGCCTTGTCGCCCGCTTTGGCACCGATCAGGTTGAATTGGAAGCGCAAGGGCCGGATGGGACCTCTGCCCTCACGGCCACCGCCGAACTTGGGGGAGGTAACGAATAACACCACGCATCGTGTGAAGACAGGAGGGGCAGAGCCGTTATTTGTGGCTCTGCCCCTCTTGTAAGATCGGGTTCGTGCATAACCGTATGTCTTTGGCACGGAACGAACCGATCTAGATAACCGTCTTCTTATCTTTCGAGGCAGGAAATGTGAATTTTGTCACTCTTTTTTGTAACTACTGTCACAATTTATGTTTTATCGTGATTTTTATCACACATTTTCTGCAACAAATATCACAATTTATACAAAATAGATCATATTACAATTCTTAGTGGTAATATTTTCACCCAATTCCCACCGATGTCCTGCTAGCATTGAGCTTGCATTGCTCTCCCCGTATCGAGGCAGAGATCACGCACGAGCACACGGCGGTTGCCTCTCGATGAGGCCACAACCGTGTCTACCCGTATCTCACCATCTAACAGTGCAGATTGGTAGGCCTGCCTTTGCGATACCGAGAGTAATGAATTGAGTAGTGAGATAGTCAACAATAGTAAGAGAGGAGTGCAGGAGTGGAAGCAGAAATGCAACTGTTTGTCGACTCGCTGCGGCGCAACATGACCGCCGAAGACGTGGTGAACCTCGAAGCATGCATGAACTGCAAGATGTGCGGGGAGGCGTGCGCGTGGTATCTCGTGACCGGCGATGAAAAGCTCCATCCAACCCACAAGACCGGTTTTCTCCGCCAGATTTACCAGCGCTATCTGACGGTCGAAGGGCGGATCGGTGGTGCGCTTGGTCTCGTGCCGACACCCACCGTTGCCGATCTGAAAGAGAATATGCAGTATTTCTGGGCATGTACAGCTTGTGGGCGCTGTACGTTGGCTTGTCCGTCCGGTATCAGCATTCGCCGCATGGTGCGTCTAGCCCGTGCCGCCTACACCGATTCCGGTTTGAGCCAGACAAATCCGACTATTCGTTCGATTATCGAGAATACCGATCGCCATCGACACAGTTTTGGTTTAACCGCTGCACAGGTCCTCGGACGAGTCGGCCTCTTCTTGCGCAGTGAAGGACTGGAAGTGCCGGTCAATGTGTCCGGCGCCGAACTGCTCTTTGTTTGTCCGGCTGCCGGAAATACCAAAATCCCCGATTACGGCATCAAACTCATTAAAATTCTTAACGCCGCCGGTGTCAGTTATACCATTTCACCTTATGTTATCGATACCGGTACTGAAATTGATCATATTGCTGTTCATCACAACCTGTCGAAGCAAATGTTGTTGGACTGGGAGGAGGAAGCCGATCGGTTAGGTGTGAAAGCGATCCTGCTGGTGGAATGTGGCTGCGATACGCGCACTCTATACGCCGAGGCAACCGAAACGCTTGGTCGCCCCTTCCGCTACCCGATTATCAGTGTTGATTCACTGATGCTTGATCTAATCCGAGAAGGACGGTTACCGGTTGAAAAGACCCAGTTGAAGGTAACCCTGCACGATCCATGCTACGCAACGCGCCTCTCTGGGTTGGGTGATCTGTTCCGCGAGCTGCTGAATCTGGTTACCGATAATTTCATCGAGATGACGCCAAACCGCGAGCACAACTACTGCTGCAACGGTGGGGCCGGTGGCATGCGGTTGCCGGAAAACACGAATCTACGGCGCAAGATCTCGGTGCT includes the following:
- a CDS encoding CaiB/BaiF CoA transferase family protein, giving the protein MAETDTTLPLAGLRVIDAATVIAAPFCATLLGEFGADVLKVEHPIGGDALRRFGTPTARGDTLTWLSESRNKRSVTLNLQHPEGARVFKELVAQADVLCENFRTGTLEKWGLGWDVLSKINPRLIMLRVTGYGQTGPYRDRPGFARIAHAVGGIAYLAGMPKGTPVTPGSTTLADYMTGLYGCIGVLLALRYREQTGCGQYVDAALYESVFRCSDELVPAYGMYGKVRERHGSHYNEFACPHGHFQTKDGKWVAISCATDKLFARLANAMGRPELASSSVYGDQKVRLAHASDVNEIVRDWCSSLTRAEVLERCYATATPAAPLNDIADFFGDRHVHARRNLVAIDAENLGETLILPNIVPKLSETPGKIRSLGPKLGEHTEEVLKEWLNMTDEQIGELRAKRVI
- a CDS encoding CaiB/BaiF CoA transferase family protein; this translates as MAKGSRPTKTTQSTTEMTETETPAVATTDVEAASVADPAPPAAEPQPDPAVVRDRLPLSGIRVIDVGNFLAGPYAASILGEFGAEVLKVEHPLGGDPMRRFGTATTRHDATLAWLSEARNRKSVTIDLRQQEGVELFLKLVAKSDILVENFRPGTMEEWGLSWPTLQSVNPGLIMLRVSGYGQTGPYRRRSGFAHIAHAFSGLSYLAGFPGETPVLPGTAPLGDYIASLFGAIGILIALRHREKTGRGQLIDVGIYEAVFRILDEIAPAYGLFGKIREREGAGSFIAVPHGHFRTKDGKWVAIACTTDKMFERLAEAMERPELASPELYGDQRKRLAARDVVNQITIEWVGSLTRDEVMRRCLEKEVPVGPLNSIADMFNDEHFRARGNLARIEAEGVGEVVVPNVIPTLSETPGRITNLGPSLGNATYEVLRELLGISAEEIKHLRSRKII
- a CDS encoding (Fe-S)-binding protein; translated protein: MEAEMQLFVDSLRRNMTAEDVVNLEACMNCKMCGEACAWYLVTGDEKLHPTHKTGFLRQIYQRYLTVEGRIGGALGLVPTPTVADLKENMQYFWACTACGRCTLACPSGISIRRMVRLARAAYTDSGLSQTNPTIRSIIENTDRHRHSFGLTAAQVLGRVGLFLRSEGLEVPVNVSGAELLFVCPAAGNTKIPDYGIKLIKILNAAGVSYTISPYVIDTGTEIDHIAVHHNLSKQMLLDWEEEADRLGVKAILLVECGCDTRTLYAEATETLGRPFRYPIISVDSLMLDLIREGRLPVEKTQLKVTLHDPCYATRLSGLGDLFRELLNLVTDNFIEMTPNREHNYCCNGGAGGMRLPENTNLRRKISVLKANQIRATGADYVTSPCVVCTLSLEDTCQTYNLSPTGERMALVLFEVVYAAMEPALAKRGELDRMRVPAELRHRDHEFFVAHSIEGQIATLMQQPDFPALLEWLEKDDIVKRFSKDHPQVYDLLRSWREFAMSLDPECCR